A stretch of DNA from Arachis hypogaea cultivar Tifrunner chromosome 19, arahy.Tifrunner.gnm2.J5K5, whole genome shotgun sequence:
TTTTGCTGAATTTGTTATTGTTCAATTTGCTggatttgttgttgttgctggtgaagaagagaaaaagaattgttgttgcTAGATTTAGTTGTTGCTGTTGCTGAAGGAGAAAAGAAGACTTGGGGTTTTTTGGGTGGGAGAGGGGAAGGAAGGGGTTAGTTTGCAAAGAGCAGAAGGAATGGGATATCAAGATCCAAGGCCAGTGAGTGTGGCGGAGGAAGGGGTGGAAGAAGTGAGAGGCGTTAAGGGGTCAAGAATGGAGTTGCTGGTGGCGGAGGAGTAGAGGAAAGAGAGCGCGAGGGAAGGGCGGAGGAGGGTGGCGGTGTTGAAgttgaacaagaagaggaagaagctgGGTTTTCTCATTGGGAAGAGACAtcggaggtggaggtggaggtgggggtggggtgggggaggagttttttgtttttgtttttgtttttattttttattttttatttttttattaatagttaagggtaatttggtcaaaaaataaaattgagataaaaaaaggacgattttataacgttttgtaacgttagggatgattttaataacaaaaaaaggtcggggacgattttgattttcgcccccgaccttagggacgatttcagtacttaaccctataattaactataaactaaaagaataacaaaaatcTTGCATGACCAATGAAAAATTAGATTAATTACTAACAAAATTTACTCATAATAACACATTAACACCTTAAATaatgaacaataaaaaattaatatttttttacattgaAAACTAAACTGATAcaagtaaatataaaaattataaaattgagctAAGGAGGAATAAAAGAAACTCACATTGGAGAGCCAATCACCATCATCCTTAGAATCGTAGGTAGAAAGAGGGTAACCGTACTTAGACTTGCGATTAGTCTTGAGAATGTTTGGATTGAAATGCACCACAGCAACCATAAGTACCGCCTTTTTACTACCACATCTTCCCTCGTTAATGGATGAAGATGCATAATTCTAAGCATATTTGGGGATTATGGTTTTTAAAATTGGTTTAAGGACCAAATTgccatgaaaaaaaaaagctccTCCACGTCTGTTAATCGTTACTTTACCAGCGTATCAAAATCAAATTCACATCAGTTTTTTGACAGTACATAGTTGATAGAAATTGTTTGAAGGACGATTCTATCTGAATTTCAGAGTGCAACTTCGGAGATAGATATAGAGAACTACTAATTTAAGGGACTACTATAAGACTCGAGTATAAatctaaaaatcaatttaaaacttAATTTATAGTAGCATTTCTAACATTATTTGTTAAGTACCCATCTATGACAAAACTATTTATGTCACATATATACTTTACACATTGCCACCCTTTAATTTATTACCTCTTCATTTTCACTCTACAAGTTCTTAGTTTCATAACTTTTCTCTCCTAACACTCCACTGCAGAATGTAATTTCTAATTTGTTCCAATTCACTATTTTATATTATCaccttattttcaaaaacttttaaatATCGACTCTTTCACACCACCCATATGatagcaaaaaaaataaatcacccatattttttaaaaaaatttatgtatttcttTATTCATTCAATGTTCAAACCATGAACTAATATCATTACAACCCACCCAAATATATTCCCCCAACATAATGACAACCACCACAGttttttcataaaataataatgcaaaaataaataatttactgTCTTCATATTAACATCGCATAAAacactttctctttttttttttttttttttttttataccttGGCTGTATAATATTTATTCTCATTAGAATATTTTGTGTATTTAGTCTCTTGTTAAGATGAACCAGGCGAACATCTTCACCATTGGAGGCATTAAACCTCACCACACATTATACAAAATATGGTTCATTGGTAATATGCTTTTCAATTGCAACACTATTAAAGGACTTTGTTGAATACTTTTTATTCGAATTGTAAGTCACGCTGCTGTCTTTAATACCTGAACACACACATAGAAAACAATATCCAACATATTTTgtaactcaaaaataaatattttttctctctaaaaacttCCTCTGCCATGGGAAGTATCATGTGAGTTAGCCGTTAAATTACTGCCATTGTTAACTGACAAGATGGTCAACttgatttatgattataaaactcaaaaattaaattgaatattttttttggttatcTGCGATATCTTTTATTCTGACAAGATAAAGACTATAATGAGGCCCAACAATTCTTCTTCAAGCCCATTTCATTATCCAAGCTCAGAGACTTCCGCACAATGGTAGTGGACTAGTGGTAGTGGAAGTGGCGGGAACAAATAATCTCTCATTTCTTGAGAGCTTCGAGGTCGCATGCAGTTTCACCATGGACACTATGCACTCTGTTCTCAAGGTACCCTAAGCACTCTCTTCTGTCACTCAGAAAATTTCTTGTGCATTGCAGTAACTACACTgtttttatttcttattcttttttcgtTGTTGTAGGAcaaagtttgttaattttgataCCCTAgatgttttttttctctttcgttTTTGGAGAATAGATTATTGAAATTTGTAAGGGAAATGAAGGGTGATTGAGTTTTGTTGGTGGGTATTGaacaaaaggatttgattttttctgttttataaaagaaaaagaaggaaaaaaaaggggAATGTGCATTGTGGAAAAGTTGTTATCAAATTTGACTGTTTGGGGTCATTGAATGCTTCCGAGTTTTGACATGTTTCAAATtggatttccagcaatattttgGGTTTTCCGATTTTCGGCCTTATCAGAAAGATGCCATTCAGAAAATTATTGAGAAAAGGGACTGCTTGGTAGTCATGGCTACTGGTAGTGGGAAATCCTTGTGGTAAATAACATTATCTTAATATTTCACTCTTATTTGAATTTATTAGTTACCTAAATTGGAGAGTGAGATAGAAACTATACCTTTTTCAAACAGTTACCAGGCACCACCCTTGGTTGTTAGAAAGACTGGGATAGTTGTTAGCCCTCTAATATCATTTATGCAAGACCAGGTGAGTTGATTTTAGTCCAaatgcatcttttttttttttttttctcatttctttGCTATTAGTTGTTCAAGTAGTGATGATCTAATATGTATAAAAAATGAGGAAAACATGTAATGGCTTTAAAACAGCGGGGCATCAAGGCTGAATATCTTGGAAGTGCTCAGAAGGATTCCACTGTTCAGAGAAAATTAAAGCCGAGCAGGGTCAATTTGACATTTTGTTCATGACTCCGGAAAAGGCTTGCACAGTTCCTACCAGGTGTTGTGATAAACCTATGTATCATCTTAAGCTGTGTTCGTTACCTTATTTTGAGTGAACAAACTATTGATGCTCTCGTGTCGAATGACTCTAGATAACTTatacattttctttttatttttgggatAAAATAGTGCTTGGAGTTTATTAGTTGGACCTAAAACTGTTTGACTTGGAGGGTATCCTCTTTCATTAAGTCTTCTACTTCTATTTGTGCTTATCCTGCTCCTTTCTCTGTGTTTGTGTGCTGTATATTTTTACTATGACTTGAACATTTGAGTTGAGTTATGAATCCAATGCTTCTTGTATGGTGGCATCCTTTTTgtatatttctttttgtttagatgataatgcttttatttgacaaaaattctcttcttgtttgatatattttaTGCCATAGATCATTAACTTTCGTGCATATTATGCTTTGTCTAATTGTGATTTCGTGTTATATTTCATCACATTTTATGCAGTTTCTGGTCTAACTTGCTGAAGGAAGGAATTAGCCTTTTTGCTGTTGATGAAGCTCATTGTATATCAGAATGGGGGCATGATTTTAGGGTGGAATACAAGAACTTACACAATTTACGTGGTGTTCTACTAGATGTTCCTTTTGTTGGCTTAACTGCGACAGCTATTGAAAAGTAAGTACCTTTTGTTTGGCTGATAGTGAAGCATACCATTACTAGTTATCTTGTATTATTCTTCTTTGTCTTAATGAAATTCTTCTatcaaaggaaacaaaaagaagcaTATCATTGCTGTATTTTACAGTGATCCTGATGCACATTCTGTACCTCCTTTATCTTTTACATATTTTCCTCTTCATCTGCTTTTTGTCGACAATTTTATTATGGTTTTCTACTTTGACTTGGAAGCTTTATCACCATCCTTTGCTAGTTTGAGTGAACTGAGTAAAAGTCTAAAAGATCTGGCCCATACACTCATGCACACTGCCACACACGTAGTTCCCTCGAACCTAGGTTAGTAAGTGAAGCCTTGGCCTCATCTCAGTGGTTTGCTCCAATGACAGAAGAGTTTCAATCCCTCTCTTGCACTTCCACTTGGTTCCTCTTCCCCCAACCCGCATTGTCATTGGCTGTAAGTGGGTCTTTTGTGTAAAACAGAACTTAGATGGCAGCATCAATAAGTTAAAGGCTTGCCTTACTGCCGAGGGTTTCTTAGAAAAGGTTGGCTTTGATCATTCAGAGACTTTTTCACACATTGCGAAGCCTGCAACTATTTGGGTGGTTCTAGCTCTTGTCCTTACAAATGGTTGGGTCCTGAGGCAGTTAGATGTGAACAATTTCTTCCTAAATGGTGTGCTCACTAAAGAAGTGTACATGAAGCAACCAGAATGGTTCTTGGATGGGTCTGGGCTAGTGTTTAAGCTGAACAAATCGTTGTAGAGCTTAAAACAAGCACCATGAGCATGTTTTGAAACACTTAAAGCCTCACTCAAGAGCTTGGGGTTTAGCAGTGCCAAGTGTGACCTCTCTCTTTATCAAGACTCATCAATCTCATGTTAACTATATCCCTGTGTACGTGGATGATATAATCATCACAGACTCTTCTCCTTCCTACATTCAAGAGCTCATCACTCTTAATAGCAAATTTGCACTCAATGATTTAGAGGACTTGCACTATTTCTTAACATGAGTGCAAAAGCGCCCAAATGGTTTATTGTGTCTGTCGCAGGATAAATATGTTGAGACCTCctccaaaagagaaaaatggacAAAACCAGAGCTCTCTCCATTCTAATGGTCTCTGCTCTCAAATAGTGGCAGATACTATGGATAATCCTACTCTCTATAAATCAGATGTAAGAGCTTTATAATATGCAACTGTTACAAGGCTCGTCAGTTTACATCCTCTCCTCAAGAGAGTCTTTGGAAGGCTGTGAAAAGGATTCTAAGGGACCTTGTTGGCACTCAGGAGCTAGGAATTTCGCTCAGACCAGCTTCAGACCCACTGAATTTGAATTTGAGAGGGTACTGGGATGCTGATTAAGTTGCAGATATGGATGATAGAAGGTCCACTTCAGGTTCCTGTGTCTATCTAGGTCTTAATATCATTTCATGGTTATCTAGAGAACAACCTACACCCGGGGCAAAATACAGGAGTATGGTAGATCTTACTGCAGAACTCATCTGGATACAAACCTTGCTCACTAAATTAAAGGTTCCCACCTTAAGGCCATTGTTGTATTGTGACAACATTAGTGCTATAATGCTAGCTCACAATCCCGTGTTGCATAACAGAACAAAGCACATGGAGTTAAATCTCTTCTTTGTGAGAGAAATGGTCATGGAAGGAAGGCTACTGATTGTTTATATTCCCACTGATGAACAACCAGCAGTATCTAAAGCAAAGTTTCTGAGCCTAAGAGAGAAATTACTTGCAACAGTTCTCCAAAGTAGTAGAGTGCCCAGTTTCAGGGGGCATAATAGAGTGAGCTGAGTAAAAGTCTAGAAGAGTTAGAAACAGTTAAGCTGATCTGTTAGGCAGCTAGAGCAAGTGCCATCTACGATAGATTCCCCTAAGTAACTTAGGCATGTAAGACTCTTCTACCCTTTGCACTAGCTTGCTGAACAAGCTTCTCCTCTATGTATATAAACACAGATTCAGTGTTTCAATAGTTAGTGCTTAAGAATGAACATTTCacactactctctctctctctctctctctctctctctctctctctctctctctctctctctctctctctctctctctctctctctctctcatttataGTGAATctcccaagttgttgccaactcTTTCATCGTCACAGAATCTTACTATGTCTGTTGggttttttacttttattaagcTCTCTTTTGAATATTTCTTTATTGGTCTTTCTACGTTCTAAACTTTGTTCAGTGTTTTTATGTGATGCCTCTTTTAGTTACCTGCTGTACTTTATAGTTCCATTAATAATATGCTTAACTTTATTTTGTGAAATGAAACAAACATCACAGTCATGGTCATTTACATGATATACTGCCAGGGTTCGATTTGACATTATCAACTCCCTGAAGTTGAAGAATCCATATGTTTTGGTTGGTTCATTTGATCGCTCCAATTTTTCTATGGGGTCAAGCCATTTAACCGTGGACAATCTTTTGTTGATGAACTTGTACAAGAAATTTCAAAAGTTGTTTGTAGTGGTTCAACTATAATTTACTGCACAACAATAAAGGACGTAGAGCAGGTAAATATACTTGAAATGTGATGGGAATTTCGCATGCTGTCATATAACTACTATTCATTTGAACCTTAAACTCATCTGATTGCTACTTTTGTTTTTGTATTGAAAGCAATATTCTAGTTCTTTTTCTTGGAAGAGTTTACACATTTGATAAGCTGAGAGACAAATTGCTTGAATTTGCCGCTTGTGAATTTTTATCTTTTGGGCATAGTAATTCAAAGTAGTTCTGCAGGGTACTATATGATCAGATGGcatatattttaatcattaaaGACAAATATGTGAACTTTCAACCCATCACATTATAAGAGAAAATTGTATAACTATAAAATTGGTTCACTAGCGCTATGGATTCTTTCATATGGGGAAAAGAAAACGTACGTAGTTATTGAAGTGAAATATTTGCCTGGCATAATGCCTAAAATTTCACGTCTTTATATGTAGTTCTACAACATGTttccctttttttaaaaaaaaatctaaaactagtGATGTGTCCCTGATTTATCTATTTACTGGCACTCTTCTTTGGGAAATTTCCAGTTGAAATGTATGCGAACAGATTGACTGTggccttttcttttgttaatatttGCTTGATCTTATTTTACATAGATATCCAAGTCACTTGCGGAAGCAGGAATTGAGGCTGGAATGTACCATGGCCAAATGGATAAAAAATCTCGTGAAGAGTCTCATAGGTTAATATTCTGTCTTGTGTACTTTCAGAATATCAAATGAATCATTTCCCTTATGGTCCTTGTGAGTGCAGAGCTTGCTCCTTCCTAATTCCCATatccattttcttcttttcttcccttgTGTTTTTTGTTATGTTGAATATGCTAGTGTGCTTTGGTGTGCTTTTAAGCCTAACTAAACTGTTCGCAAATTTCTTTAGGTTATTTGTCAGGGATGAACTGCAAATCATGGTGGCTACAATTGCTTTTGTCATGGGCATAGATAAGCCTAACATAAGACAAATGATTCATTATGGTTGCCCTAAGAGTGTGTGTGGTTCAAGTATTACTTTATTAAAAAAGATTCCATTCCCATGGGAATCAAAGATACCCAAAGAGAAAGTGGGAATTGAAATGATGGTATTTTGATTTCCTGGAATCAAACTTGTTTAGGAATAGCTTTtcaaactttgaaccaaacatgggaaTATAATATTTCCATCTTAAAATTCCTAGGAATTATTTATAATTCCTCCAACCACACACACCCTAAGAGTCTTGAGTGCTACTACCAGGAAAGTGGGCGCTGTGGTAGAGATGGTATAGCTTGTGTTTGTTGGCTTTACTACACAAGAAGTGACTTTGCGAAGGGTGACTTTTATTGCGGAGACCTAAAAACAGTATGTTTACATATCAGGAACAGTAGCTAATATTCTACGGTTTAGTGTACATTGAAGTTGCCACTTCATGCATATTTCACATTACAAGTTATAACCATTATATTCCGGCTTCCAATTTGCCAGGAAACCCAAAAAAGAGATGTTATGGATTCATTACTCGCTGCTGAACGTTATTGTGTGCTTGCAACTTGCAGGAGAAAGTTCTTGCTTGAACACTTTGGGGAACAATATCCAGCTGATAGATGTGGTTTGGCTTTCACTTGTACCCTTCAATATAATCACAGTTTTAGTCAAATAAAAGCTTAAGCTACATTATTAGCCTTCTTTTTCATTTGCTTGACTTAAGCACCATTTTTCTTGCCCTGCTATAACCTAGTAAAATCCATTGCATCTATTTAACTTGCGATGCCTGTTATTTACTTctccctttttaattttctttgtgtAGTGGGAATTGTATATCATCTTTGGTTTTGCTCCCCATTGAAAACATGGTCTTCTTTCTCTGTTTCTTTGTTCTTTTCTATAGATCTTGTCTCTTGATACCAAGGTTCCTGACAATTAGACCTTCACACGAAGTGTAACATGGTCTAACATGTTACTACCAAGTACCAACCAATACAATTTGTCTAACTATTGTCAGTAACATTATTTGAGCAGAAAAGATGTTAGTTCTTAAGAGTTCTGGTTTAGTACTTTTGTTAATGACTTGTTATAGACGGAAAGGACAGGATCTGCAGCTTTTGAGCTTATGAACTCTGAATCACAACGTAGCAATCTCATAAAATAATAATGcgaaaataaataatttactgtcttcatattagcattgcataaAACACTTTCTTTTTTTACCTTGACTGTATGATATTTATTCTCATTAGAATATTTTGTGTATTTAGTCTCGTTAAGATGAACCAGGCGAACATCTTCACCATTGGAGGCATTAAACCACACACTATACAAAATATGATTCATTGGTAGATTTTCATATGCTTTTCAATTGCAACACTATTGAAGGACTTTGTTAAATACTTTTTATTCGAATTGTAACTGTAAGTCTACGCAGCTGTCTTTAATACCTGTACACAGACATAGAAAACAATATCCAACATATTTTGTAACTCAAAACTAAATGTTTTTTCTCTCTAAAAGCTTCCTCTGCCATGGGAAGTATCATTTGAGTTAGCCGTTAAATTGCTGCCATTGTTAACTTTTCAAACATGAACTAAATTGATGACAAAATGGTCAACttgatttatgattataaaactcaaaaattaaattgaatattttttttagttatccaGATAAAAACTAATTCGTCGTGAATCTAAACTCTATTTAAGAGTCTGCCGTTGACCAATAGATTGTTGCGTGTACAAGATGAAATTTGAATCCCCAATACTTATTTAAGCAGATAAGTGAGTTGACCATTCGACCAACCTAAATTggttttgtatatatttaatattcaaTAACCAAACTAAATATACCATATGAAAAATTGAAGATCAAATCAAGAGAACTAAAAAATAATGAGGCCCAACAATTCCTCTTCAGGCCCATTTCATTATCCAAGCAAAACCGGAATGCTTACAGAGGGGTTGGACTGAATCAACGGCAAGATGATCCTGCAGATTGCTGTCTAATTGACGATGGTCTTGAGACATGGTGGGTGCTAGACAACTGTGCACACCACCAACCCTCCAAACCTCCCTGAGCACAACAAAACAGTATTGCTTTACTCATGTCGTACACCTACTTAATATATCATATAGAAGTATTGAAAAGCGCAACTAAATTTAAGCTTACCAGTATCCGATGTTCTGACGAAGGGCTACACGGAAGCTCCATTGACACCCATTCTCAGCTTGACGGcactgcacatggtactttaaccgGTCCGATTCGATCACCTGGTACTCCGCACTCCTGCGAATACTGTAGTTTTTCACACCCTAAAGCACTGCCTCTCGGCTTCTAAACTTGTGGCCGACCTGAAACTCTACACCGCCGTCTAGGTTGTAATCCTCTTCACCTGTGTCAGGAAACGGAGTCCTCTCATGCATGGCGTCCAGATCCAGACTGTGATAGTGAGCTGGCATTGTCGATAGCGGCGGAATTGGGTGAGGTGGAGGCAGGACATGGCGCACCACAGTCTGGACAAGTGTCTCCGGAACAAACTCATCCTCATCCCCACTATCAGACGAGTCGCTGTCCGCACTGTCCGCCATGTAATCCTCGTCCGACTCCTCCTTGCTCTCCTCTGCCTCATCTACTGGAATGGCGACATGAATGGGCGGTGGTGCGAGAGGTCGGTCGTCCTGTACATAGGTTGAGTGTGCGGAACTCCCACCACCACTGTGTCCCACCTCTGCAGAAAGCTCCATTACCTGCTCCACCATGATCCTCCCATGGATATCGAACATCAGTCGCACATGCTCGTCCCCTTGAAGTCGGAATAGTCGAAACCGGAAGACTCTGTTACCTATGGGTGCCAGCAACCTATACGTCACCCTTCCGATTTTCCTCGCTTGTGTTCCATCGAGCttgttcaatatcaaactcttcaaatccGACAATGTTTTCACACGCTGAGTGCGAAACAATATCGGATCCTCACACTCAAATGTCACTCTGTTGTCGCCATTTCTCATACGACAGTTGGGATAAACAAGCACAACTATGTATGGACTATTACTGGTCATTAATGCCTTGTATTCGTGAGAAATATGAGACACAATAAGGATAGAAAAAGTTTGTGAGGAATACCAAGGGTTAGACATCTTTTTATAGCTGCTGCGATTGTCTTCTAtgtatcttgtttacagtgtaaacgagatagcgACGTTGCAGCTAACGTgtatgtaaacgagatatgacttGGGAATGCAAaatggtaaatattttttaaattatttatttcggtaattattacatttattttatttatttaaataaaaaattcgtgATAAGACAAGAACGAGGAAGGAAATATATcttctaaatatatatttttttaattaatcttttaaattatgattttacatCATATAAGATTTAATAAACATCCATTCTTAAATAAATTATCACTTAAATAAAATGCGTGTATATACTGTCAACGATAGAAAAGTATAATATAACAGTAATTATTTATTAAACCTTTTAAAATGATTAGTGTTACATAGATTCGCTCGTCATATACATATAAGTATTATAATTATGATATATAACAGAAAAAGATAGTTGCTATATGATTAAGGATTGAGTTTAAGAACTTGATATTTATTTGGAAAGTGAAAATGGAATAAACTACCTTCTTACCAAAGAGTGTCAAAGGTGTTGATGGTGGTGATATCCGTGGTGCAGAGGAAGTTACGGTGTTTGATAAGCTCCTCCTCCTCTAGACAATGGCGCTTAACTCTAGCAGCAACTTTAATGCCGAATCTCTTACCCACAAGAAAGTCTCAGCGAAAGATCTAAGATAGGCTATTCATCATATCATTGACTTCATCGGCTTCCATCTCAACAAGAGTCCTCAACATAGAACTCTAGTTCCGCTATCTTCTCCCCTTTAGTTTTTCTACTCTagatcaaaataatttttgtggtttatttctcttctttcatgGTGACTTCTTTTGTAGTGATAATAGTTTTTTGGATTAAGTATGTTTTTCGTCTTTAACGTCTTgtgtgaaaatcaaaatcgtctccgacctatttttcttattaaaatcattctcaacgttacaaaatgttataaaatcatccttttgtcTATAAACAATAATTTTTAGACAATTTTTCCCTTAAGCAAAAATTGAAAAATCCTTGCTACCTTCACCACTAACTTCTGCATCATCATCACCATTGCTATGCAtctctttctccttttccttATGGCCACCACCACTGCCATCATAACCATCACCACTAGCATCATAACCATCACACCTTTCTTTCTATTACCAGTTCATCATCCTAAATCACTACCACCCACCCACTACCCCAATCCTTTTCTTTCCACTTaaaccctcttttttttttttgcaacaaTTCAGCAATTTGACATAAATCATCAACCGTAATCatcaacaaaataaatttaacaaaaattttaa
This window harbors:
- the LOC112779386 gene encoding ATP-dependent DNA helicase Q-like 3 isoform X1, with product MTPEKACTVPTSFWSNLLKEGISLFAVDEAHCISEWGHDFRVEYKNLHNLRGVLLDVPFVGLTATAIEKVRFDIINSLKLKNPYVLVGSFDRSNFSMGSSHLTVDNLLLMNLYKKFQKLFVVVQL
- the LOC112779386 gene encoding uncharacterized protein isoform X2 yields the protein MDTMHSVLKQYFGFSDFRPYQKDAIQKIIEKRDCLVVMATGSGKSLCYQAPPLVVRKTGIVVSPLISFMQDQRGIKAEYLGSAQKDSTVQRKLKPSRVNLTFCS